Proteins from a genomic interval of Actinoalloteichus hymeniacidonis:
- a CDS encoding alpha/beta fold hydrolase — translation MPDGADFSVMREGSTISGDGTALVSWRGAASGPPVLVCGAIGAPAQAWPSLTAADARLHALGWHYRGTYGSAKPADPTDITLDDHVADAVAVLDEAGIERTPVIGWSSGATIAAELARTLPDRITGLMMIAGPPGDLLATVRGPWGAAADLVTGLFRGSAGQGPLRAGGLVGRVASGGLDALRLSAPMLGATLPRLPAEQLAAVLRRSGVLLPTSDPELVAEVLRPFLRLDWDWYPTLLQAIGSVPPLAIADLRCPVTAMVGRHDLVSDRRALIQSVGPLPQARLRILDASHFIPLEAPEEILAEASLLVERAAGVQRALHRAEIEHAAP, via the coding sequence GTGCCCGATGGGGCAGACTTCTCCGTGATGCGGGAAGGCAGCACGATCTCGGGCGACGGAACCGCACTGGTGAGTTGGCGCGGCGCGGCGTCGGGCCCACCAGTGTTGGTGTGTGGCGCCATCGGAGCACCCGCGCAGGCATGGCCGAGCCTCACCGCCGCCGATGCCCGACTCCACGCCCTCGGCTGGCACTACCGGGGCACCTACGGCTCAGCCAAGCCGGCCGACCCGACCGACATCACGCTGGACGACCACGTCGCGGACGCGGTGGCGGTCCTCGACGAGGCGGGCATCGAGCGCACGCCGGTGATCGGCTGGTCCTCCGGCGCGACCATCGCGGCCGAGCTGGCTCGCACGCTCCCCGATCGGATCACCGGCCTCATGATGATCGCGGGGCCGCCCGGTGACCTGCTGGCCACCGTCCGGGGCCCGTGGGGCGCGGCGGCGGACCTCGTCACCGGCCTGTTCCGAGGCTCCGCCGGGCAGGGTCCGCTCCGGGCGGGCGGTCTGGTCGGTCGGGTCGCCTCCGGTGGCCTGGACGCCCTGCGACTGAGTGCCCCGATGTTGGGGGCCACGCTTCCGAGGCTGCCCGCCGAACAACTCGCGGCGGTGTTGCGCCGTAGCGGCGTGTTGCTGCCGACCAGCGACCCGGAGTTGGTCGCCGAGGTGTTGCGGCCGTTCCTGCGGCTGGACTGGGACTGGTACCCCACCCTGTTGCAGGCCATCGGTTCGGTGCCGCCGTTGGCCATCGCCGATCTGCGGTGCCCGGTGACCGCGATGGTGGGGCGTCATGACCTGGTCTCCGACCGGCGGGCACTCATCCAATCGGTGGGGCCGCTGCCGCAGGCCCGGCTGCGCATCCTGGATGCCTCGCATTTCATCCCGTTGGAGGCCCCCGAGGAGATCCTGGCCGAGGCCTCGCTGCTGGTGGAACGGGCCGCCGGGGTGCAACGTGCGCTGCACCGTGCGGAGATCGAGCATGCGGCCCCCTGA
- a CDS encoding amino acid-binding protein: MSFLIRVQLPDQPGKLGEVASALGTVGADILSVDIVERGVGVAIDDLVVELPSGRLPDVLITAAESVEGVEVDAVRPYAGVLDTYRELELIEEVAANPRHGLEAFAEGVPRIIRSGWAVVFAENGDGAFRLAASSAAPETRSMNLPWMPLAKAVVLDGEEDWVPETWRELGTELAATPLGRPDRALLVGRPGGPMFRASEVARLAHLTGIVASLLPK, translated from the coding sequence GTGTCCTTCCTGATCCGCGTGCAACTACCCGACCAGCCGGGAAAGCTGGGCGAGGTCGCGAGCGCGCTGGGCACGGTGGGTGCCGACATTCTGAGCGTCGACATCGTGGAACGCGGTGTCGGTGTGGCCATCGACGACCTGGTGGTGGAGCTGCCCTCCGGCAGGCTTCCCGATGTGCTGATCACCGCTGCGGAATCGGTGGAAGGCGTCGAGGTCGACGCGGTACGCCCCTACGCGGGCGTGCTCGACACCTATCGCGAACTCGAACTGATCGAAGAGGTGGCCGCCAACCCCCGCCACGGGCTGGAGGCTTTCGCCGAGGGCGTGCCGAGGATCATCCGGTCCGGCTGGGCCGTGGTGTTCGCCGAGAACGGCGACGGCGCCTTCCGACTCGCGGCCAGCTCGGCCGCGCCGGAGACCCGGTCCATGAACCTCCCGTGGATGCCGCTGGCCAAGGCGGTCGTCCTCGACGGCGAGGAGGACTGGGTGCCCGAGACCTGGCGTGAACTGGGCACCGAACTCGCCGCGACGCCACTGGGCAGGCCCGACCGGGCGCTGCTGGTGGGCAGGCCGGGCGGCCCGATGTTCCGCGCCTCCGAGGTGGCCAGACTCGCCCATCTGACCGGGATCGTGGCGAGCCTGCTGCCGAAGTAG
- the gatB gene encoding Asp-tRNA(Asn)/Glu-tRNA(Gln) amidotransferase subunit GatB has protein sequence MTAVAELMDYDEVLATFDPVLGLEVHVELSTVTKMFCGCPTEFGAEPNTQVCQTCLGMPGALPVVNGKAVESAIRIGLALNCEIAPWCRFARKNYFYPDMPKNFQTSQYDEPIAFNGYLDVVLEDGETVRVEIERAHMEEDTGKSLHVGGATGRIHGAEHSLLDYNRAGVPLVEIVTKPIVGAGARAPEVAKAYVGALRDLLKSLGVSDVRMDQGSLRCDANVSLMPKGTTVFGTRTETKNVNSLRSVERAVRFEMRRQAVLLTQGDSIRQETRHFEEASGSTRAGRPKETSEDYRYFPEPDLVPIAPSAEWVEQLRSTLGEPPAERRKRIQAEWSLSDAELRDLENAGAVDLVAATVAEGASSDEARSWWVSYLLAQANQREVELAALPITPAQVARVVALVSEGALTNKLARQVVDGVLAGEGEPDEVVAARGLKVVSDESALQTAVAEALAANPDVAEKIRGGKVAAAGAIVGAVMKATKGQADAKRVRELVLAAAGVEG, from the coding sequence GTGACCGCAGTGGCCGAGCTGATGGACTACGACGAGGTGCTCGCCACCTTCGATCCGGTGTTGGGGTTGGAGGTGCACGTCGAGCTCTCCACCGTCACCAAGATGTTCTGTGGCTGCCCCACCGAGTTCGGTGCCGAGCCCAACACCCAGGTGTGCCAGACCTGCCTGGGGATGCCGGGCGCGCTTCCCGTCGTCAACGGCAAAGCGGTGGAGTCGGCGATCCGGATCGGGTTGGCGCTGAACTGCGAGATCGCGCCCTGGTGCCGGTTCGCCAGGAAGAACTACTTCTACCCCGACATGCCGAAGAACTTCCAGACCTCGCAGTACGACGAGCCGATCGCCTTCAACGGCTACCTCGACGTGGTGCTGGAGGACGGCGAGACGGTCCGGGTCGAGATCGAGCGGGCGCACATGGAGGAGGACACCGGTAAGTCGCTGCACGTCGGCGGGGCCACCGGTCGAATCCACGGCGCCGAGCACTCCCTGCTCGACTACAACCGGGCCGGGGTGCCGCTCGTCGAGATCGTGACGAAGCCGATCGTCGGCGCCGGTGCCAGGGCACCCGAGGTGGCCAAGGCCTATGTCGGGGCGCTGCGGGATCTGCTGAAGTCGCTGGGCGTCTCGGACGTGCGGATGGACCAGGGCTCGCTGCGGTGCGACGCGAACGTCTCGTTGATGCCGAAGGGCACGACGGTGTTCGGTACCCGCACCGAGACCAAGAACGTGAACTCGCTGCGCAGCGTCGAGCGGGCGGTGCGCTTCGAGATGCGCAGGCAGGCCGTGCTGCTGACCCAGGGCGATTCGATCCGCCAGGAGACCAGGCACTTCGAGGAGGCATCCGGCTCGACGCGGGCGGGGCGACCGAAGGAGACCTCGGAGGACTACCGCTACTTCCCCGAGCCCGACCTGGTGCCGATCGCGCCGTCGGCCGAGTGGGTCGAGCAGCTGCGGTCCACCCTGGGCGAACCGCCCGCCGAGCGGCGCAAGCGGATCCAGGCAGAGTGGTCGCTCTCCGACGCCGAGCTGCGCGACCTGGAGAACGCGGGTGCGGTCGATCTGGTCGCCGCGACGGTGGCCGAGGGCGCGTCCTCGGACGAGGCTCGGTCCTGGTGGGTGTCCTACCTGCTGGCGCAGGCCAACCAGCGTGAGGTGGAGCTCGCCGCGCTGCCGATCACCCCTGCGCAGGTCGCCAGGGTGGTGGCCCTGGTCTCCGAGGGCGCGTTGACCAACAAGCTGGCCCGACAGGTCGTCGACGGGGTGCTCGCAGGCGAGGGCGAGCCGGACGAGGTCGTCGCGGCCCGAGGGCTCAAGGTCGTCTCCGACGAGTCGGCGTTGCAGACCGCGGTGGCCGAGGCGCTGGCGGCGAACCCGGACGTGGCCGAGAAGATCCGTGGCGGCAAGGTCGCGGCGGCAGGCGCCATCGTGGGTGCCGTGATGAAGGCGACCAAGGGCCAGGCCGACGCGAAGCGGGTGCGTGAACTCGTGCTGGCGGCCGCAGGCGTCGAGGGCTGA
- a CDS encoding PQQ-dependent sugar dehydrogenase, which translates to MPSRARRGLVSRPAVLAVFLVLGLVAAGCADVSEHEQFSRAEWEPEPPPPAVPDNAPRFPDEQPGVPAPETSATEIPPPDGCVDYDPAVVATCLEPVSGVAVLPDGEQALVAERATGRIIRVRWGLEPEDKSEPEAEFATLDVDASEGGGGLLGIALSPNYAEDSLLYAYLSTPEDNRVVRIAAGDEPKPVLTGLPRDPMGALGRDLRGALLVATGSTADPAAATDPESLAGKLLRIDGYGAPAADNPDPETPVITSGLVGPAGLCQPMTGETIWVTDRAEERDLLYQVDPGSPLGEPAWNWPERPGVAGCAAWADMLLVFTSDHESLINFDLGPESTFINPPRTTVEGEFGRFSAAAAGVEDYVWVGTENKDGAEPTSSDDRVILIDRVPTGSEGGKD; encoded by the coding sequence ATGCCGAGCAGAGCGAGACGCGGCCTCGTCAGCCGCCCGGCCGTCCTCGCGGTGTTCCTCGTGCTCGGATTGGTCGCGGCGGGCTGCGCCGACGTCTCCGAACACGAACAGTTCAGCCGTGCCGAATGGGAGCCCGAACCGCCGCCTCCTGCGGTGCCGGACAACGCCCCGAGGTTCCCCGACGAACAGCCCGGCGTTCCGGCTCCCGAGACCTCCGCCACGGAGATCCCGCCACCGGACGGCTGTGTCGACTACGACCCTGCTGTCGTTGCGACCTGTCTGGAGCCGGTCTCCGGGGTCGCGGTCCTCCCCGACGGCGAACAGGCCCTGGTGGCGGAACGAGCCACCGGCCGGATCATCAGGGTGCGGTGGGGCTTGGAGCCCGAGGACAAGTCGGAGCCCGAGGCGGAGTTCGCCACCCTCGACGTCGACGCCTCCGAGGGAGGAGGCGGCCTGCTCGGCATCGCACTGTCGCCCAACTACGCCGAGGACAGCCTGCTCTACGCCTACCTGAGCACGCCGGAGGACAACCGGGTCGTGCGGATCGCGGCGGGCGACGAACCCAAACCGGTGCTGACCGGACTACCCCGCGATCCCATGGGAGCGCTCGGGCGCGATCTTCGCGGTGCGCTACTGGTGGCCACGGGCTCCACCGCCGACCCGGCGGCCGCGACCGATCCGGAATCCCTGGCGGGCAAACTGCTGCGCATCGACGGTTACGGCGCGCCTGCCGCCGACAACCCGGACCCGGAAACGCCCGTGATCACCAGCGGACTCGTCGGGCCCGCAGGCCTGTGCCAGCCGATGACGGGCGAGACGATCTGGGTGACCGACCGAGCCGAGGAACGCGATCTGCTCTACCAGGTGGACCCGGGCAGCCCACTCGGCGAGCCCGCCTGGAACTGGCCGGAGCGACCCGGCGTCGCAGGCTGCGCGGCGTGGGCCGACATGCTGCTGGTGTTCACGAGCGACCACGAATCGCTGATCAACTTCGACCTGGGCCCGGAGTCGACCTTCATCAACCCGCCGAGGACCACTGTCGAAGGCGAGTTCGGCCGGTTCTCCGCTGCCGCAGCCGGGGTCGAGGACTACGTCTGGGTGGGCACCGAGAACAAGGACGGTGCCGAGCCGACCAGCAGCGACGACCGCGTGATCCTCATCGACCGGGTGCCCACCGGCAGCGAGGGCGGCAAGGACTAG
- a CDS encoding 2-hydroxyacid dehydrogenase has protein sequence MTTIVLVPNERGLQALAETPGVRAVQYAPGERFPAEAADAEVLVPGFLSAGAVEALGETMPRLRLIQLLSAGAEVWLPRTPPGVWLSTARGAHGGSTAEWALAAILAIYRELPTFEIRRQQRNWDQHGTDTLQGKRVLVLGAGDLGREMRRRLDASDAHTTFVARTPRDGVHGLADLPELLPQHDVVVVMVPLTAETTGLVDREFLAAMPDQAILVNAARGLVVDTDALVAELTAGRLRAALDVTDPEPLPADHPLWTVDGLLLTPHVGGSTQGGQDRAWAIAAHQIGLFAAGEEPTNLVAGEY, from the coding sequence GTGACGACAATCGTTCTTGTCCCTAACGAACGAGGGCTGCAGGCGCTGGCGGAGACCCCCGGGGTACGCGCGGTGCAATACGCGCCGGGCGAGAGGTTCCCGGCCGAGGCCGCCGATGCCGAGGTGTTGGTGCCAGGTTTCCTCTCGGCGGGCGCCGTGGAGGCGTTGGGCGAGACCATGCCGAGGCTTCGCCTGATCCAGCTGCTGTCGGCCGGCGCGGAGGTCTGGCTGCCGCGAACCCCACCGGGGGTGTGGCTCAGCACCGCGCGCGGGGCACACGGAGGCAGCACCGCCGAGTGGGCTCTGGCCGCGATCCTGGCGATCTATCGAGAGCTGCCCACCTTCGAGATCCGCAGGCAGCAACGCAACTGGGATCAACACGGCACCGACACACTGCAGGGCAAGCGGGTGCTGGTGCTGGGCGCGGGCGATCTGGGCCGGGAGATGCGTCGCAGGCTCGATGCCTCGGACGCACACACCACCTTCGTCGCGCGCACCCCGCGCGACGGCGTCCACGGACTGGCCGACCTGCCGGAACTGCTGCCCCAACACGATGTCGTCGTCGTGATGGTGCCGCTCACCGCCGAGACCACGGGTCTGGTCGATCGCGAATTCCTCGCCGCCATGCCCGATCAGGCGATCCTGGTCAACGCCGCACGCGGTCTGGTCGTAGACACCGACGCGCTGGTGGCCGAGCTGACCGCCGGGCGTCTGCGGGCGGCGTTGGACGTCACCGATCCCGAACCACTGCCTGCGGACCATCCGCTGTGGACGGTGGACGGCCTGTTGCTCACGCCGCATGTCGGCGGCAGCACCCAGGGCGGCCAGGATCGCGCGTGGGCGATCGCCGCGCATCAGATCGGCCTGTTCGCCGCGGGCGAGGAACCGACGAATCTGGTGGCGGGCGAATACTGA
- a CDS encoding DUF4276 family protein: MSRPLASVLLVEGTSDADFLRALVDRVLQDSGRSHPGSDFEVAEPIVLHRRGDRPFHAFADEVLAMQPLPALAFCHYDEARNLERGESQAWALMVAAWAANNPSDDRIRLVPLAPVREMESWALADLDVICTLARCDIRRPDVFESGLLDQVESLTYPKKTLKAALRVGTKGRRTSMSSEDTFSLLAERISLDRLGRVPSFRTWRGRTEDALRELKFIRGPGGSAR; this comes from the coding sequence TTGAGTAGACCGCTTGCGTCGGTATTGCTCGTCGAGGGAACGAGTGACGCCGACTTCCTCCGAGCTCTCGTCGATCGAGTCCTGCAGGACTCGGGTCGCTCCCACCCAGGGTCCGACTTCGAGGTGGCGGAGCCGATTGTGTTGCACCGTCGCGGAGATCGTCCGTTCCACGCATTCGCGGACGAGGTGCTGGCGATGCAGCCCTTACCCGCGTTGGCCTTCTGCCATTACGACGAAGCGCGCAACCTGGAACGGGGAGAATCGCAGGCATGGGCCTTGATGGTCGCGGCCTGGGCGGCGAACAACCCCTCCGACGACAGGATTCGACTTGTCCCGCTCGCCCCGGTTCGGGAGATGGAAAGCTGGGCCTTGGCCGATCTCGACGTGATCTGCACATTGGCTCGCTGCGACATTCGTCGGCCGGATGTGTTCGAGAGCGGGCTGCTTGATCAGGTGGAGAGCCTTACCTACCCGAAGAAGACCCTGAAGGCCGCGCTCCGCGTCGGTACGAAGGGTCGACGGACCTCGATGTCGTCGGAGGACACCTTCTCGCTGCTTGCGGAGCGGATCAGCCTCGACCGGTTGGGTCGGGTTCCGTCGTTCCGCACCTGGCGGGGTAGGACCGAGGACGCGTTGCGCGAGTTGAAATTCATCCGGGGACCGGGTGGCAGTGCGAGATAG
- a CDS encoding DoxX family protein has product MTTNMDASETRPLPGSAGHEGTDPGPAIGLLLLRLVVGGLFIASGTEKFFGWAGTPGREGFADSLAGFGFTQPGLLATITAVVEIVAGLLLIIGLLSALAAVPLLGISVAGVVFRFEEGLFLTDTGGFAFELLLAAATAALVFSGPGRFALDNGRPYFKFPLRSAIVFLALGGIITAVVLFLFR; this is encoded by the coding sequence GTGACGACGAATATGGACGCCTCCGAAACTCGGCCGCTTCCCGGATCGGCCGGGCACGAGGGCACCGACCCCGGCCCGGCGATCGGGCTGCTGCTGCTCCGGCTGGTCGTCGGCGGCCTGTTCATCGCCTCGGGGACCGAGAAGTTCTTCGGCTGGGCAGGCACTCCCGGCCGGGAGGGCTTCGCCGACAGCCTCGCGGGCTTCGGGTTCACTCAGCCCGGGCTGTTGGCGACCATCACGGCGGTCGTCGAGATCGTCGCCGGATTGCTGCTGATCATCGGCCTGTTGAGTGCGTTGGCTGCGGTTCCGCTGCTCGGGATCTCGGTGGCGGGAGTGGTGTTCCGCTTCGAGGAGGGGCTGTTCCTCACCGACACGGGCGGCTTCGCCTTCGAACTGTTGCTCGCCGCAGCGACGGCGGCACTGGTCTTCTCCGGGCCGGGTCGTTTCGCGCTGGACAACGGCAGGCCGTACTTCAAGTTCCCGCTGCGCAGTGCCATCGTCTTCCTGGCGCTGGGCGGGATCATCACGGCAGTGGTGCTATTCCTGTTCCGCTGA
- a CDS encoding AAA family ATPase — MLTRMEIDGFKSFANFAVDLPPFLVVLGQNASGKSNLFDAVQLLRRLASAPSLFDAFADTRGELAELFRRFEGGARAEQMKFAVEVLVEPEVVDPFGERVTVAHTRLRYELTIGLASDSDGFRRPRVLREFVRPIPEKDDAWPKRARASREFSSAKIRYNRESVLLSTETDAQGNRFFEIAQEGDQGRTRQLPAHAAEATVLSSITSAAEFPLLFALRRELESWRFLQLDPAALRKPSSHEQRGDVLSADGANLAKVLRRIERATAGDYGSGLDDIAAALAKIIRGFSGVEVEENTARGQWETYLTTRDEGRVSARVASDGTLRVLALLAALHDPDQRGAICFEEPENGIYPQRLRGLLGLLRGLVTDPSAEIDQYQPLTQLILSSHSPVALTALDRADMVIMDWFSKVADDGAGRVSRVRRVPPAQQEFEFNDLPALTPAERRELPGIDLDEAKRVLEG, encoded by the coding sequence GTGCTGACCCGGATGGAGATCGACGGGTTCAAGTCCTTCGCGAACTTCGCCGTGGACCTCCCACCCTTCCTGGTCGTGTTGGGCCAGAACGCGAGCGGTAAGTCGAACCTGTTCGACGCGGTGCAGCTGTTGCGGCGGCTGGCGAGCGCGCCCTCGTTGTTCGATGCCTTCGCCGACACACGGGGTGAACTGGCGGAGCTGTTCCGCCGCTTCGAGGGGGGCGCACGAGCCGAGCAGATGAAATTCGCCGTCGAGGTGCTTGTGGAACCGGAGGTGGTCGATCCCTTCGGTGAACGAGTCACGGTGGCGCACACCAGGCTGCGCTACGAGCTGACCATCGGGCTGGCTTCCGATTCCGATGGCTTCCGCAGGCCTCGGGTGCTCCGTGAGTTCGTCAGACCGATCCCGGAGAAGGACGATGCGTGGCCGAAACGGGCACGCGCGTCCAGGGAGTTCTCATCGGCCAAGATCCGATACAACCGGGAGTCAGTGCTCCTGAGCACCGAGACCGATGCGCAGGGCAATCGGTTCTTCGAGATCGCGCAAGAGGGCGATCAGGGACGTACGCGGCAGCTGCCCGCGCATGCGGCCGAGGCCACGGTGCTGTCCAGCATCACCTCGGCTGCCGAGTTCCCACTGTTGTTCGCGCTCCGCCGTGAGTTGGAGTCCTGGCGCTTCCTGCAATTGGATCCGGCCGCGCTGCGCAAGCCGAGCAGTCACGAACAACGCGGGGACGTGCTCAGCGCTGACGGGGCGAACCTCGCGAAGGTTCTCCGCCGGATCGAACGGGCCACCGCAGGCGACTACGGCAGCGGTCTGGACGACATCGCGGCAGCCCTGGCGAAGATCATCCGTGGCTTCTCGGGGGTCGAGGTCGAGGAGAACACGGCTCGCGGCCAATGGGAGACCTACCTCACGACGCGCGACGAGGGTCGGGTCAGCGCCAGGGTGGCCTCGGACGGGACCCTACGGGTGCTGGCGTTGCTGGCCGCGCTGCACGACCCGGACCAGCGGGGCGCGATCTGTTTCGAAGAGCCGGAGAACGGCATCTATCCTCAGCGGCTTCGTGGGCTACTCGGCCTGCTCCGGGGATTGGTCACTGATCCATCCGCCGAAATCGATCAGTATCAACCGCTTACCCAACTGATTCTCTCCAGTCATTCGCCGGTGGCACTCACGGCGTTGGATCGCGCCGATATGGTGATCATGGACTGGTTTTCCAAGGTGGCGGATGACGGGGCCGGTCGGGTCTCGCGGGTGCGAAGGGTCCCTCCCGCCCAGCAGGAGTTCGAATTCAATGATCTTCCGGCACTGACTCCTGCGGAACGACGTGAGCTGCCGGGCATCGACCTCGATGAGGCTAAGCGGGTGCTGGAAGGTTGA
- the gatA gene encoding Asp-tRNA(Asn)/Glu-tRNA(Gln) amidotransferase subunit GatA, which translates to MNSPLIRLTAAELAARIHAREVTSVEVTQAHLDRIQAVDPRINAFLHVDTEGALDAARRVDADLDAGKAPVSPLAGVPLALKDVLTTKGIPTTCGSKMLEGWRPPYDATVTARLHAAGVIVLGKTNMDEFAMGSSTENSAYGVTRNPWDTDRIPGGSGGGSSASLAAFEAPLAIGTDTGGSIRQPGSVTGTVGVKPTYGGVSRHGLVAFSSSLDQAGPCARTVLDAALLHEVIAGHDPLDSTSIDAPVPPVVEAARQGASGDLRGVRVGVVREFSGDGYQPGVLRSFEAAVKQLTALGAEVVEVSCPHFDYALGAYYLIAPSECSSNLARFDAMRFGLRVGGDDSRLGAEEVMTLTRETGFGPEVKRRIMLGTYALSSGYYDAYYGQAQKVRTLISRDFASAFERVDVLVSPTTPTTAFRIGERADDPMAMYLADLCTIPSNLAGNAAMSVPSGLSDEDGLPVGLQIMAPAMADDRMYRVAAAYEVARNASQDGALINGVPDITV; encoded by the coding sequence GTGAACAGCCCGTTGATTCGGCTCACCGCGGCCGAACTGGCCGCCAGGATCCACGCCAGGGAGGTCACCTCCGTCGAGGTGACTCAGGCTCACCTGGACCGCATCCAGGCCGTCGATCCTCGGATCAACGCCTTCCTGCACGTCGACACCGAGGGTGCGCTCGACGCCGCCCGTCGGGTCGACGCCGATCTGGACGCGGGCAAGGCGCCGGTCTCGCCGTTGGCGGGTGTTCCGCTGGCGCTCAAGGATGTGCTGACCACCAAGGGCATCCCCACCACCTGTGGTTCGAAGATGCTCGAGGGCTGGCGCCCGCCGTACGACGCGACGGTGACGGCCCGGCTGCACGCCGCAGGCGTGATCGTGCTGGGCAAGACGAACATGGACGAGTTCGCCATGGGATCGTCCACCGAGAACTCGGCCTACGGCGTCACCCGCAACCCGTGGGACACCGACCGCATCCCCGGCGGTTCCGGCGGCGGCTCCTCGGCATCGCTGGCGGCCTTCGAGGCCCCGCTGGCGATCGGAACCGACACCGGCGGCTCCATTCGGCAGCCCGGCTCGGTGACCGGCACCGTCGGTGTGAAGCCCACCTACGGCGGTGTCTCGCGACACGGACTCGTCGCGTTCTCCTCCTCGCTGGACCAGGCGGGTCCCTGCGCGCGGACCGTGCTCGACGCCGCGCTGCTGCACGAGGTCATCGCGGGCCACGACCCGCTGGACTCCACCTCGATCGACGCCCCGGTGCCGCCGGTCGTCGAGGCCGCCAGGCAGGGCGCCTCGGGTGATCTGCGCGGAGTGCGGGTCGGGGTGGTCCGCGAGTTCTCCGGCGATGGCTACCAGCCGGGTGTGCTGCGGTCCTTCGAGGCCGCGGTGAAGCAGCTGACCGCGCTGGGTGCCGAGGTCGTCGAGGTCTCCTGCCCGCACTTCGACTACGCCCTGGGCGCCTATTACCTGATCGCGCCGAGTGAGTGCTCCTCGAACCTGGCACGCTTCGACGCCATGCGCTTCGGCCTGCGAGTGGGCGGCGACGATTCCCGCCTCGGCGCCGAGGAGGTCATGACCCTGACGCGCGAGACGGGCTTCGGTCCGGAGGTCAAGCGGCGGATCATGCTCGGTACCTACGCGCTGTCCTCCGGCTACTACGACGCCTACTACGGGCAGGCGCAGAAGGTCCGCACGCTGATCTCCCGCGACTTCGCCAGCGCCTTCGAGCGCGTCGACGTGCTGGTCTCGCCCACCACGCCCACCACGGCCTTCCGGATCGGTGAGCGGGCCGACGACCCGATGGCGATGTACCTGGCGGACCTCTGCACCATTCCGTCGAACCTGGCGGGCAACGCCGCGATGAGCGTGCCGAGCGGACTGTCCGACGAGGACGGCCTGCCGGTCGGCCTGCAGATCATGGCCCCGGCGATGGCCGACGACCGGATGTACCGGGTCGCGGCCGCCTACGAGGTCGCCCGCAACGCAAGCCAGGACGGCGCCCTGATCAACGGCGTTCCAGACATCACGGTCTGA
- the gatC gene encoding Asp-tRNA(Asn)/Glu-tRNA(Gln) amidotransferase subunit GatC: MPSISRDEVAHLARLARLGVTDDELDTFAGQLDVILSSVAQIGEVAAEDIPPTSHAVPLTNVFRDDVIRPGLTRQEALDGAPAVEENRFRVPRILGEEQ; this comes from the coding sequence GTGCCCAGCATCTCCCGTGACGAGGTCGCGCACCTCGCTCGGCTGGCCAGGCTCGGCGTGACCGACGACGAGTTGGACACCTTCGCTGGCCAACTCGACGTCATTCTGAGTTCGGTAGCTCAGATCGGCGAAGTCGCCGCCGAGGATATTCCGCCGACCTCGCACGCCGTGCCGCTCACCAACGTCTTTCGCGACGACGTGATCCGGCCAGGTCTCACCCGCCAGGAGGCGCTCGACGGCGCACCAGCCGTCGAGGAGAACCGCTTCCGGGTCCCGCGCATCCTCGGGGAGGAGCAGTGA